In Torulaspora globosa chromosome 1, complete sequence, a genomic segment contains:
- the TRM9 gene encoding tRNA (carboxymethyluridine(34)-5-O)-methyltransferase (ancestral locus Anc_5.544) — MAELREEEYVHKVYNEIAGHFSETRYKPWPIVTQFLESRQVGSIGIDVGCGNGKYLNVNPQIFLIGSDRSSGLIQCAREIDGRHNVLVADGMRLPHRDGTFDFAISIAVVHHWTTRERRIAAIGHILSKLRAGGEALIYCWALEQRSSRRGYHEGMEQDVLVPWVLQEKGNKSSLQTRQAAEKPDLTDVPAQERARYIANWRKEMEARRIAEQENARKRQLEEEKKNTKYRFYHLYREGELEEDCTSAGGTVVSKGYEKDNWYVVVRKPAL; from the coding sequence ATGGCTGAGTTGAGGGAGGAAGAATACGTTCATAAGGTCTACAATGAGATAGCGGgtcatttttcagagacGAGGTATAAGCCCTGGCCGATAGTGACacaatttcttgaaagtcGACAGGTTGGCAGCATTGGCATCGACGTCGGTTGCGGCAATGGGAAGTATTTGAACGTGAATCCGCAGATTTTTCTAATTGGCTCCGATCGTTCATCAGGGCTCATACAATGCGCTCGCGAGATCGATGGGCGTCACAACGTGCTGGTCGCCGACGGCATGAGGCTGCCTCACAGGGACGGCACGTTCGACTTCGCTATATCGATCGCTGTGGTACATCACTGGACCACCCGGGAACGCAGAATAGCGGCCATTGGCCACATTTTGAGCAAGCTGAGGGCTGGCGGAGAGGCACTGATATACTGTTGGGCGCTCGAGCAGCGCAGCTCCAGAAGAGGATACCACGAGGGCATGGAGCAGGACGTCCTGGTGCCGTGGGTCCTGCAGGAGAAGGGAAACAAGAGCTCGTTGCAGACAAGACAGGCGGCGGAGAAGCCCGATCTGACAGACGTTCCCGcacaagaaagagctcgCTACATCGCTAACTGgaggaaagagatggaGGCAAGGAGGATCGCAGAGCAGGAGAACGCCAGGAAGCGCCAGctagaagaagagaagaagaacacGAAGTACAGATTCTACCACTTGTACCGCGAGGGCgagctggaggaagatTGCACCAGCGCGGGCGGTACCGTGGTCTCGAAGGGATACGAAAAGGACAACTGGTACGTAGTGGTGAGGAAGCCGGCACTATAG
- the GPI17 gene encoding GPI-anchor transamidase GPI17 (ancestral locus Anc_5.545), producing the protein MVDSGLRKIVGLCFLACYVLLGVPLWYKLTTVYRAPLPVEYIRSLHEGKFQDVHMVIPVFIKSEVYRFPDIHDAVQVQVNHLLNSKKQYVPWSLQILPYEEYNATGSKYGHSDEYHVVSLVLDEFVGYSVAYDAKETTVFFDDAAVVSNDIPFFVAQSLVEHTFALEWEQLSSDFSRHDDNMVVTYNPNMHLSISLLSGDGSPVRWEIEKTLQHYFTPFRKFLAPLVNFTVDTSIIYYNDLNVHALKDGDSVTPQELSHTIDLSELSSMNYLSESSALNLAIVFPSNVSSPSGLNFIHGVSNNTGSEADWQSFIVPQWGNLIINKNPLPPNALLKESYLVPIMYQFATDLFQLLGLTKGSQDLSSPYVTIDSFKRLTTLRNIDNAEETLWSLVKLTQSFKQMAVPEDVLNNVNQALKLRLEIIDLLNNPEKGGDVVWNQALVLSNKLVKASETAFFHGEMVQQNFFPQEHKIAVYLPLLGPTSVVIFLGLVKLLKERDAEEGKQDSPEAAEKDEKQGDRD; encoded by the coding sequence ATGGTGGACAGTGGGCTTCGAAAAATCGTGGGATTGTGCTTTTTGGCATGTTACGTGCTACTGGGGGTTCCGTTGTGGTACAAGTTGACTACAGTGTATCGGGCACCGCTGCCTGTGGAGTACATACGGTCGCTACACGAAGGCAAATTTCAGGATGTTCACATGGTGATACCAGTTTTCATCAAATCTGAGGTTTACAGGTTTCCTGATATCCATGATGCAGTTCAGGTCCAGGTAAACCATCTGCTgaactcgaagaagcaATATGTGCCCTGGTCTCTGCAAATACTGCCCTACGAGGAGTACAACGCGACCGGATCGAAGTACGGCCACAGCGACGAGTACCATGTGGTTTCTCTAGTGTTGGATGAATTCGTCGGGTACTCCGTGGCGTACGATGCTAAGGAGACGACGGTGTTTTTTGATGACGCAGCCGTGGTAAGCAACGACATTCCGTTCTTCGTGGCCCAATCACTGGTGGAACACACCTTTGCGCTCGAATGGGAGCAGCTCTCATCTGATTTTTCGCGTCACGATGATAACATGGTTGTCACTTACAACCCCAACATGCATCTGAGCATATCTTTACTAAGCGGTGACGGGTCACCCGTGCGATGGGAAATTGAAAAGACGTTGCAGCATTACTTCACGCCCTTTAGAAAGTTCCTGGCACCGCTGGTAAACTTTACTGTTGACACAAGCATCATCTACTACAACGATTTGAATGTGCACGCTCTCAAGGATGGCGACTCTGTGACGCCTCAAGAGCTATCGCACACAATCGACCTCTCGGAGCTTTCCTCGATGAATTATCTCTCCGAATCGAGTGCTTTGAACCTAGCAATCGTTTTCCCCAGCAACGTGAGCAGTCCGTCTGGTTTGAACTTCATCCATGGCGTATCGAACAACACAGGGTCGGAAGCCGATTGGCAGAGTTTTATTGTTCCGCAATGGGGaaatctcatcatcaaCAAGAATCCCCTCCCGCCCAACGCCTTGCTGAAAGAGTCGTACTTGGTCCCTATAATGTACCAGTTCGCGACCgatctcttccaattgcttgGACTGACAAAAGGCTCCCAGGACCTTTCGTCGCCCTACGTTACTATCGACTCGTTCAAGAGGTTAACAACTTTAAGAAATATCGACAACGCAGAAGAAACCCTGTGGTCATTGGTAAAACTGACCCAGTCGTTCAAACAGATGGCAGTTCCAGAGGATGTCTTGAATAATGTCAATCAAGCATTGAAACTGAGACTAGAAATTATAGATTTACTGAATAATCCTGAGAAAGGCGGCGACGTCGTTTGGAATCAAGCTCTGGTCTTGAGCAATAAACTTGTCAAGGCATCTGAAACAGCCTTCTTCCATGGTGAAATGGTACAGCAGAACTTTTTCCCTCAGGAACACAAGATAGCCGTCTATCTGCCCCTGCTAGGTCCAACCTCAGTGGTAATCTTCCTCGGACTGGTGAAACTACTAAAAGAGAGAGATGCCGAGGAAGGCAAACAAGACAGCCCAGAGGCTGCcgaaaaagatgaaaagcaAGGCGATAGGGACTAA
- the TAF11 gene encoding TATA-binding protein-associated factor TAF11 (ancestral locus Anc_5.546) — protein sequence MADNDGPLDLIPSVNYPPLLTAANYLSTKQMIDQVVSEDQEYVSWKLKNLRTGGTMNSYMQDRIKEMQGDRKDSRFLTNQASFYDTDLDGQIPKVSSKGEINEVPSNLRFPRDFYEEMLKGNPRPRELAQDEQFKLLVTNLDEQQTNRFEVFHRTSLNKTQVKKIAGMVINQSVTENIRVFLQAIGKLYAGEIIELALDVRQKWLAGRMMIEFDRRRSVAKSLKKFLKKLTILMENNHENVEDSVDETESDSYFDDDEQQMTQVKLGNKLLKSQNNSQDIRAGLISRYNKLVKEFNAIDVSVEKFANSPILPEHIREAWRLYQLQSDTLPSAQWRTQGEGNGCMFR from the coding sequence ATGGCAGATAATGATGGTCCTTTGGATTTGATTCCGTCTGTGAATTACCCACCACTGCTCACAGCTGCTAATTACCTTTCTACAAAGCAGATGATCGATCAGGTTGTAAGTGAAGATCAGGAATATGTATCAtggaaattgaagaatttgaggACAGGAGGCACTATGAACTCGTACATGCAGGACCGAATAAAGGAAATGCAAGGCGACAGGAAAGACAGCAGGTTTCTAACGAACCAAGCATCATTCTATGATACTGATCTGGATGGTCAGATACCGAAAGTTAGCAGCAAAGGTGAGATAAATGAAGTTCCAAGCAATCTACGGTTTCCTAGAGATTTTTACGAGGAGATGTTGAAGGGGAATCCAAGGCCTCGAGAGTTGGCTCAGGATGAACAATTTAAACTACTCGTCACAAACCTAGACGAGCAGCAGACCAACAGATTTGAAGTATTCCATCGGACCTCACTGAACAAGACCCAGGTGAAAAAAATTGCTGGTATGGTAATAAATCAGAGTGTGACAGAAAATATTCGTGTGTTCTTGCAGGCCATTGGCAAGCTTTATGCGGGAGAGATCATTGAGCTGGCACTTGACGTGAGGCAAAAATGGTTGGCCGGAAGGATGATGATAGAGTTCGACCGTCGTAGGTCGGTGGCCAAGAGCCTGAAGAAGTTTCTAAAGAAGTTGACAATACTTATGGAGAACAATCATGAAAATGTCGAAGATAGCGTTGACGAGACTGAGAGCGATTCATattttgatgatgacgagCAGCAAATGACACAGGTCAAGCTAGGAAATAAGCTACTCAAGAGCCAAAACAATTCTCAAGATATCAGAGCCGGCCTGATCTCTCGTTACAACAAGCTCGTTAAAGAGTTCAATGCTATAGACGTAAGTGTCGAGAAGTTTGCAAACAGTCCGATTCTGCCGGAGCACATCAGAGAGGCATGGCGATTGTACCAACTACAATCGGACACATTACCATCGGCTCAATGGCGAACTCAGGGCGAGGGCAACGGTTGCATGTTCAGATAG
- the PPM1 gene encoding leucine carboxy methyltransferase (ancestral locus Anc_5.547), giving the protein MERIVQQTDYDALSCRISAISKGYLPSPSLQIERCHYNGYREMHVEYLRALKNVSMKIHSKVYQVAKTSFPVMNYGTYLRTVSIDLALDEFLKLVGEDRKVQVVNLGCGSDLRMVPLLRNHSNLFYVDVDYESSISVKRKVLWESPMLREMLDLKREDATGEVSSERYKLLPCDLNRLDQTMRGLEALTGPDCPTVIISECLLCYMADRESQQLIDSVKGFYKSGSWISYDPIGGSAPGDRFGVIMQNNLKESRNLDMPTLMVYNSTEKYASRFHGADTTASDMWEVLTSQISNEESARLRSLQFLDEIEELKVMQKHYLLLVARW; this is encoded by the coding sequence ATGGAGAGGATCGTTCAGCAGACCGATTACGATGCCCTGTCATGCCGGATATCGGCGATCTCCAAGGGATATTTGCCGTCGCCGTCGCTACAGATAGAAAGATGCCACTACAATGGGTACCGCGAGATGCATGTGGAATATCTGAGGGCTCTGAAGAATGTCAGTATGAAAATCCATTCCAAGGTCTATCAGGTTGCGAAGACGTCCTTCCCGGTGATGAATTACGGAACGTATCTGAGGACTGTTTCGATAGACCTGGCACTGGACGAGTTTCTGAAGCTGGTTGGCGAAGATCGGAAAGTGCAGGTGGTGAACCTGGGGTGTGGTTCCGACTTGAGGATGGTGCCTCTGCTCCGAAACCATAGCAATTTGTTCTATGTCGACGTGGACTACGAGAGTTCGATTAGCGTCAAGCGTAAAGTGTTATGGGAGAGTCCGATGTTGAGGGAAATGCTGGATCTGAAGCGGGAAGATGCTACGGGAGAAGTGTCTTCAGAGAGATACAAGCTTCTTCCGTGCGACTTGAACCGACTGGATCAAACCATGCGAGGTCTGGAGGCGCTGACAGGTCCCGATTGCCCGACTGTGATCATCAGCGAGTGCCTGCTTTGCTACATGGCGGACAGGGAGTCACAACAGTTGATCGATAGTGTGAAGGGCTTCTATAAATCAGGCAGCTGGATCTCATACGATCCTATAGGCGGCTCTGCGCCTGGCGACAGATTCGGAGTTATCATGCAGAACAATCTGAAAGAGTCCAGGAACCTGGACATGCCTACTTTGATGGTATATAACTCTACGGAAAAATACGCTTCACGGTTCCACGGGGCTGACACAACCGCGAGTGACATGTGGGAGGTGCTCACGTCGCAGATTAGTAACGAAGAGTCGGCGAGGCTCAGATCCCTTCAGTTTCTGGACgaaattgaagagctcaaagtCATGCAAAAGCATTACCTGCTGCTTGTAGCCAGATGGTAA
- the PPZ1 gene encoding salt homeostasis regulator (ancestral locus Anc_5.548), with protein sequence MGNTGSKSSKKSSSGKSRGSSPSSTTQPFTRTDTGQSVRSAKSSRSLRSRRSETLGAEGGSSAAAVDEPAGTAHAGTPSNRKDNAQGYEGSEEALENENHNSHLQPGTPHSERRLSSSKRSSFTTADLPPSMIQMEPKSPILKNSNYTSASILNYNENALTDDDDDRTAETIRNSVLGGRNQLDVLRHNNSPRPSSVRSGSSSKARRRSDGETGLSPGQHPMSRSNSHASSIHSRKSSGSAGTTAYSTPMNSPGVFRKNVDGIDDQDEDYFGVTASNIDKDSNADSASNLGQPSSLDTTTSGARGHRTDIKNLSRRESTNEYPTSLPMDPDLPDGFVDDKSSSNDNTRQSIGKKKRPVRPLDIDETIQKLLDAGYAGKRTKNVCLKNSEIARICHMAREMFLSQPSLLELSPPVKIVGDVHGQYADLLRLFTKCGFPPSANFLFLGDYVDRGKQSLETILLLLCYKIKYPENFFLLRGNHECANVTRVYGFYDECKRRCNIKTWKIFVDTFNTLPLAAIVAGKIFCVHGGLSPVLNSMDEIRHVSRPTDVPDFGLINDLLWSDPTDSPNEWEDNERGVSYCYNKVAINKFLNKFGFDLVCRAHMVVEDGYEFFNDRSLVTVFSAPNYCGEFDNWGAVMSVSEGLLCSFELLDPLDGPALKQVMKKGRQERKLANQQQMQVQQ encoded by the coding sequence ATGGGTAATACGGGATCGAAATCTAGCAAGAAATCTTCGTCGGGCAAGTCTCGCGGAAGTTCGCCATCATCAACAACACAACCGTTCACTAGAACGGACACCGGTCAATCGGTGAGATCGGCGAAATCATCCAGATCGTTGCGGTCGCGGCGATCGGAGACGCTTGGTGCAGAGGGAGGCTCTAGCGCGGCGGCTGTTGACGAGCCTGCTGGCACAGCTCACGCGGGGACACCATCAAACAGGAAGGACAACGCCCAGGGATATGAAGGATCGGAGGAGGCGTTGGAGAACGAGAACCATAATAGCCATTTACAACCGGGAACTCCGCATTCGGAGAGGAGACTTTCGTCGTCAAAGAGATCGAGTTTTACCACTGCGGACCTGCCACCTTCGATGATTCAAATGGAGCCCAAGTCGCCGATCCTGAAAAATAGCAATTACACGTCGGCGAGCATTCTGAACTATAACGAAAATGCATTGACcgacgacgatgacgacCGGACCGCGGAAACCATCAGGAATAGCGTTTTGGGTGGCAGGAATCAGCTAGACGTGCTGAGACACAACAATTCACCTCGTCCCTCGAGCGTGAGAAGCGGGTCGTCTTCAAAGGCGCGTAGGAGATCTGATGGAGAGACGGGCCTATCACCGGGGCAGCACCCCATGAGCCGATCCAATTCACACGCGTCGTCGATACATAGCAGGAAGTCATCCGGGTCGGCAGGAACAACCGCATATAGTACGCCGATGAATTCTCCTGGTGTATTCAGGAAAAACGTTGATGGCATTGATGACCAGGATGAAGATTATTTTGGAGTCACAGCATCTAATATCGACAAAGATTCCAATGCAGATAGCGCCAGTAATCTGGGACAGCCCAGTTCGCTTGATACAACAACATCAGGAGCACGCGGGCATCGAACCGATATCAAGAACTTATCGCGACGTGAATCAACTAATGAATATCCCACCAGCTTACCGATGGATCCAGATCTGCCGGATGGTTTCGTTGATGACAAGTCGTCAAGTAATGATAATACTCGTCAATCGATCGGTAAGAAAAAGAGGCCCGTTCGACCTTTAGATATAGACGAAACGATACAAAAACTATTGGACGCAGGTTACGCTGGCAAAAGAACTAAGAACGTTTGCCTCAAAAATTCGGAGATCGCACGGATTTGCCATATGGCCCGTGAAATGTTCCTATCACAACCTTCCCTTCTGGAACTTTCGCCGCCGGTCAAGATCGTGGGCGATGTTCATGGGCAATACGCAGATCTTCTCAGACTGTTTACCAAATGTGGTTTCCCACCTTCAGCGAATTTTCTGTTCTTAGGAGATTATGTGGATCGCGGTAAGCAATCTCTGGAAACAATACTTCTGCTACTTTGCTATAAGATCAAGTACCCAGAAaacttctttcttctgcgAGGAAATCACGAATGTGCTAACGTTACAAGAGTTTATGGGTTCTACGACGAATGTAAGCGTCGCTGTAACATCAAAACGTGGAAAATATTTGTCGACACTTTTAACACCCTGCCGCTGGCAGCCATTGTGGCTGGCAAGATCTTCTGCGTTCATGGTGGTTTATCACCGGTTTTGAACTCGATGGATGAGATCCGGCACGTTAGCAGGCCGACAGACGTTCCAGACTTTGGGCTGATTAACGATTTGCTGTGGTCAGACCCCACCGACTCGCCGAATGAGTGGGAAGATAATGAAAGAGGCGTAAGTTACTGTTACAATAAGGTCGCCATCAACAAATTTTTGAACAAATTTGGTTTCGATCTCGTTTGCAGGGCCCACATGGTCGTCGAAGATGGATACGAGTTCTTCAACGATAGAAGTTTAGTAACAGTATTCTCGGCTCCGAACTACTGCGGAGAATTCGATAACTGGGGCGCGGTAATGAGCGTCAGCGAGGGATTATTATGTTCATTCGAGCTGCTAGATCCATTGGATGGGCCAGCTCTCAAACAGGTAATGAAGAAGGGaaggcaagaaagaaaattggCAAATCAACAACAAATGCAAGTTCAACAGTAA
- the GPI19 gene encoding phosphatidylinositol N-acetylglucosaminyltransferase GPI19 (ancestral locus Anc_5.549): MQEGDDGTDKEYEWFSYYISVTSVLVLIIIWSLLPEDDANGLWNNSVFKAVLDVLPQRKWVIYSQCLVLMGMLYAYFAILMYNEDVLTPALDDLRTITDSRGETIICANDAELLKNYAFKETGGIIDLPIMDVCEILYAKDNATVS, translated from the coding sequence ATGCAAGAGGGTGACGATGGCACTGATAAGGAGTATGAATGGTTTTCCTACTATATCTCTGTCACATCTGTGCTGGTTCTGATAATTATATGGTCTCTGCtgccagaagatgatgcCAATGGATTATGGAACAACAGCGTATTTAAAGCGGTATTGGACGTCCTACCACAGCGGAAATGGGTAATCTACAGCCAATGCCTAGTGTTAATGGGAATGCTCTATGCATACTTTGCCATATTAATGTACAATGAAGATGTGCTGACGCCGGCATTGGACGACCTACGAACAATCACAGACTCCAGGGGAGAAACGATTATTTGTGCCAACGATGCTGAACTGCTCAAAAATTACGCATTCAAGGAGACTGGTGGCATCATTGATCTTCCCATAATGGATGTATGCGAAATCCTGTATGCCAAGGACAATGCTACCGTATCATGA
- the PSP2 gene encoding Psp2p (ancestral locus Anc_5.550), whose protein sequence is MSLEEFLGDDSLGESVWNEEDINLDAITNTTNIDLLKGKRGVGRAEGESHHGGGYMAHGSGDRGEGGGFSSRGPPYIVKFSLLPPRFSDADIEDLFHEKYTKFVKFKLFWELNRNPSIATLKEGGVFEQNFKRTSKVGFVELYSGRDMDKVLKYWTTPLMKIHNIKLEPAQFEDFKEYRLKGELLKDPRDSASRPYLEPRRKSNPFGLAKPVDTQSKILEIEDKVAKLHIEDTATLRRLSGGGEQSSLLQPGKVTLLKKAPEEQEKKKPLSYLEVVKKSAEESKKQGSSAHSTASPSPLPNRATLAAADMDNSVAATLAQDELDNNNSGDEESSKFTFKNSERAGDAVEPQRGSYQRSPRGGRGGHSRGHGYRGGRGGSRGGGRGGSRYQANREYNENENYQSRKPNRSQSSNDSRNNQPQGQGSGGGHQDEKRYSMFKPASGFLHESTGDSSSYKHNYRGGSNNRGRPSQRGRFTPA, encoded by the coding sequence atgtcGTTGGAGGAGTTTCTCGGCGACGATAGTCTGGGAGAGTCAGTCTGGAACGAGGAGGACATTAACCTGGATGCTATAACCAACACGACGAACATTGATCTGTTGAAGGGGAAGAGAGGAGTGGGAAGAGCGGAAGGGGAGTCACACCATGGAGGCGGATATATGGCGCATGGGAGCGGGGATCGCGGCGAAGGTGGCGGGTTTTCCAGCCGGGGTCCGCCATATATTGTGAAATTCTCGCTACTGCCTCCTCGGTTCTCGGACGCGGATATCGAGGATCTGTTCCACGAGAAGTACACCAAGTTTGTGAAGTTTAAGCTGTTCTGGGAGCTCAACAGGAACCCCAGTATCGCGACGTTGAAAGAAGGTGGTGTTTTTGAGCAGAATTTCAAGCGGACCAGCAAGGTAGGGTTCGTGGAGCTTTACTCCGGGCGGGATATGGACAAAGTGCTCAAGTACTGGACCACGCCGCTCATGAAGATCCACAACATCAAGCTGGAGCCGGCGCAGttcgaagatttcaagGAGTACAGGCTGAAGGGGgagctgttgaaggatCCGAGGGACAGTGCGTCCAGGCCGTACTTGGAACCCAGACGCAAGTCCAATCCGTTCGGGTTGGCAAAGCCGGTGGATACGCAGTCCAAGATCCTCGAGATAGAGGACAAGGTTGCCAAACTGCACATAGAGGATACTGCGACGCTGAGGAGACTCTCGGGCGGGGGAGAGCAGAGCAGTCTGCTGCAACCGGGAAAAGTTacgcttttgaagaaggcgcccgaagaacaggaaaagaagaagccattgagctATTTGGAAGTGGTCAAGAAATCAGCAGAAGAGAGCAAGAAGCAGGGTTCCAGTGCTCACAGCACCGCATCTCCCTCCCCGCTCCCAAACCGTGCTACGTTGGCCGCTGCAGATATGGACAACTCTGTTGCAGCAACGTTGGCGCAGGATGAGCTTGATAACAACAACTCAGGCGACGAAGAGTCGAGTAAATTCACTTTTAAAAACTCGGAGAGAGCTGGCGACGCCGTTGAGCCCCAACGTGGCTCGTACCAGCGCTCACCACGAGGGGGCCGTGGAGGTCACTCTAGAGGTCATGGCTACCGCGGCGGCCGCGGCGGCAGTCGCGGCGGTGGTCGAGGTGGGTCGCGCTATCAGGCCAACCGTGAGTATAACGAGAACGAAAACTATCAGTCCCGCAAGCCTAATCGCTCACAAAGCTCCAATGATTCAAGAAACAACCAGCCACAAGGTCAAGGATCTGGTGGCGGCCATCAGGATGAAAAACGATATTCCATGTTCAAACCTGCCAGTGGATTCTTGCATGAAAGCACGGGCGACAGTTCAAGTTACAAACACAACTACAGAGGTGGTTCTAACAATCGTGGGCGACCAAGCCAGCGTGGACGCTTCACTCCTGCATAA
- a CDS encoding DMT family transporter (ancestral locus Anc_5.551), with amino-acid sequence MISKFSKRWSLGLMMLGLVIVLWVVSSFLISLIFEDNSYRKPFFITYVNTAAFTMYLLPTARAVVAKYWRTGQLKIREELRLEEEEAEVGSGLLRKDEDEGGVERLSLRETVKLSAEFCVLWFSANFVTNASLAYTSVASQTILSSTSSFFTLFVGALCHVERVSKVKVAGSVVSFVGILLVTRSDSTQSRAGQVKPLPGARVEQGASNEPLVTLIGNVLALSGALLYGVYSTLLKRRVKDESRVNMKIFFGCVGLLTLLFLWPSMVVLDYLGWETFEWPSSTRVVVVIVCNCLITFVSDFCWANAMLLTSPLTVTVGLSVTIPFAMFGDVIFKRKPMTLLYLTGAMLILGAFFIINRSSEEENLETLIEDSDRHSNVVATA; translated from the coding sequence ATGATCTCGAAGTTCAGTAAGAGATGGAGTCTCGGGCTGATGATGCTTGGGCTGGTAATTGTGCTTTGGGTGGTGTCTTCGTTCTTGATAAGCCTGATATTTGAGGACAATTCGTACAGGAAGCCGTTTTTCATCACATATGTCAACACAGCAGCGTTCACCATGTATCTGCTGCCGACGGCGAGGGCGGTGGTGGCCAAGTACTGGAGAACGGGACAGCTGAAGATCCGGGAGGAATTGCGTctggaggaggaggaagcagagGTCGGGAGTGGTTTGTTGCGcaaggacgaggacgagggTGGTGTCGAGAGGCTTTCGCTGCGGGAGACCGTGAAACTGAGTGCGGAGTTCTGTGTTCTGTGGTTTTCGGCGAACTTTGTGACGAATGCGTCGCTGGCGTACACCTCTGTAGCTTCGCAGACCATTCTGTCGTCGACTTCTTCGTTTTTCACGCTGTTTGTCGGGGCGTTGTGCCATGTCGAGAGGGTCAGCAAGGTCAAGGTCGCTGGATCGGTGGTGTCGTTTGTTGGGATTCTGCTGGTGACCAGGTCGGACTCGACACAGTCCAGGGCGGGCCAGGTGAAGCCTCTGCCGGGAGCGCGTGTCGAGCAGGGCGCGTCGAACGAGCCGCTGGTGACGTTGATAGGCAACGTGCTGGCGCTGTCGGGCGCGCTGCTGTACGGTGTCTATAGCACGCTTTTGAAGCGCAGGGTGAAGGACGAGTCTCGCGTTAACatgaagatcttcttcggttGCGTGGGGTTACTGACGCTGCTTTTCCTGTGGCCTTCGATGGTCGTGTTGGACTATTTGGGTTGGGAAACTTTCGAATGGCCCAGTTCGACTCGAGTGGTGGTTGTGATAGTTTGCAACTGTCTGATCACTTTCGTGTCCGATTTCTGCTGGGCGAACGCCATGCTGCTGACAAGCCCGCTCACGGTCACCGTGGGGTTGAGCGTCACTATTCCGTTCGCGATGTTTGGCGATGTGATCTTCAAGCGGAAGCCGATGACTTTGCTGTATCTGACCGGAGCCATGCTGATACTGGGAGCGTTCTTCATCATAAATAGAAGTTCGGAGGAGGAGAACTTGGAAACTCTGATAGAAGATTCAGACCGACATTCCAATGTTGTGGCGACCGCATGA
- the OST6 gene encoding dolichyl-diphosphooligosaccharide--protein glycotransferase (ancestral locus Anc_5.552): MNLGQIWFLWVTILLQEVSYAFLDASEVLSLEDSNGVIRVTEDNYKELSQGLPDYYAVLFITTSKSNKQGLICDMCNGFDPIFQKVSAATHQQVPDSKVLFLKVDVSENNKLVQDLGLTTIPHVLIFPPPEEGEPFSWQKSAFYQYEMSANSVKTPLHFADFLAKVLKVYIGINEDFEYREFALYFAVFVVAFSLFKRKVLPLIPNKAKFFCMLLSFGILMLSITGYKFTQMNSIPFIARDPKGQIMYFSGGMGWQFGIEIFTVSMMYIAMGALTVFLIVSPKSTQESNGASLRTTVIACVICYTFCYFIGCFKIKNPEYPFAY; encoded by the coding sequence ATGAATCTCGGTCAGATATGGTTCTTATGGGTTACAATACTCTTGCAAGAGGTTTCTTATGCGTTTTTAGATGCTAGCGAGGTGCTATCGTTAGAGGATTCTAATGGTGTAATCAGAGTTACCGAAGACAATTATAAGGAGCTAAGCCAAGGGTTGCCCGATTACTATGCAGTTCTGTTCATCACTACTTCGAAAAGCAACAAGCAGGGTTTGATCTGCGATATGTGCAACGGTTTCGACCCAATCTTTCAGAAAGTATCGGCAGCTACTCATCAGCAAGTTCCTGATTCCAAGGTGCTGTTTTTAAAAGTAGATGTCAGTGAGAATAACAAACTGGTCCAGGATCTGGGACTGACTACGATTCCGCATGTGTTAATATTCCCGCCTCCTGAGGAGGGCGAGCCGTTTAGCTGGCAGAAGTCGGCCTTCTACCAATATGAGATGTCAGCAAATAGCGTCAAGACGCCTCTTCATTTTGCCGACTTTCTAGCCAAAGTGCTGAAGGTGTACATTGGGATCAATGAAGATTTCGAGTATCGAGAGTTTGCACTTTATTTTGCCGTGTTCGTTGTTGCGTTCTCACTGTTCAAGCGTAAAGTGCTCCCGCTGATTCCGAATAAGGCCAAATTCTTCTGCATGTTATTGTCGTTTGGAATTCTAATGCTGAGCATTACAGGCTACAAATTCACACAGATGAACTCTATCCCCTTCATAGCCCGCGACCCTAAGGGCCAGATCATGTATTTCAGCGGTGGCATGGGCTGGCAATTTGGTATCGAAATATTCACGGTGTCGATGATGTACATCGCAATGGGCGCTCTCACGGTGTTCCTCATCGTGAGTCCGAAAAGCACACAAGAATCCAACGGGGCAAGCCTGCGTACCACGGTAATCGCCTGTGTCATATGCTACACCTTCTGCTACTTTATCGgatgcttcaagatcaaaaacCCAGAATACCCATTTGCATATTGA